The Arachis duranensis cultivar V14167 chromosome 2, aradu.V14167.gnm2.J7QH, whole genome shotgun sequence genome has a window encoding:
- the LOC107475140 gene encoding pentatricopeptide repeat-containing protein At1g79490, mitochondrial, with protein sequence MIRHRKLLSSTTNLCKLTRNLFVPRSSISPVPFKQKLISFTSITAFTSVRRIAGFCKDLNFVEQLSSIRCYCHNGGGHKEWTEEIEYLDESGSILYKGKGIRSVEPGIDDHVMVGEVKKPFVNAAAVAKIVEVVKRWKWGPELETQLDKLQFVPNMTHIVQSLKIISDSDACLSLFRWAKREPWYSSSDECYVILFDSLNQRRDFDGIQILFDEMVGDSTSNGASLSVSCNRVIQYLANAEKLEVSFCCFKKIQEAGGEIDTKTYNSLITLFLGKGLPYKAFEIYESMEKASCSLNSSTYELMIPNLAKSGRLDAAFKLFQEMKGRGFRPGLSIFLSLVDSMGKAGRLDGARKVYTEMRGYGYKPPPTIFVSLIESYVKSGKLETALKLWDEMKKTGYRPNFGLYTLIIESHAKSGKLDIALSSFSDMEKAGFLPTPSTYICLLEMHAASGQIDHAMRLYNSMTNAGLRPPLSTYTVLLTLLANKKLVDVAAKILLEMKAMGYSVDVTASDVLMVYIREGSVDLALRWLRFMGSSGIRTNNFIIRQLFESCMKNGLYESAKPLLETYVNSAAKVDLILYTSILAYLVRCQEEQNERRLMSILSATKHKAHVFMCGLFCGPDQRGQPVLSFVREFFQNIDYELEEGAARYFVNVLLNYLVLMGQINRARCVWKVAYENKLFPKAIVFDQHIAWSLDVRNLSVGAALIAVVHTLHRFRKRMLYYGIVPRRIKLVTGPTLKIVIAQMLSSVESPFEVSKVVLRATGDSVMEWFKKPIVQQFLLNEIPSRADILMHRLNILFPSSAPEIRSLSPPKPLISGREYKQSS encoded by the coding sequence ATGATTCGTCACCGCAAATTGCTCTCTTCCACTACAAATCTTTGCAAACTCACCCGCAATCTCTTTGTCCCTCGCTCCTCCATTTCCCCGGTACCTTTTAAGCAAAAGTTAATATCTTTTACATCTATAACCGCATTCACTTCGGTTCGGAGAATCGCAGGTTTCTGCAAAGATTTGAACTTTGTTGAGCAGCTTAGTTCAATCAGATGCTACTGCCATAATGGTGGTGGGCATAAGGAATGGACTGAGGAAATTGAGTACTTGGATGAATCGGGTAGTATACTTTACAAGGGTAAGGGTATAAGGTCCGTGGAGCCTGGGATCGATGATCATGTGATGGTGGGTGAGGTCAAGAAGCCTTTTGTAAATGCTGCGGCTGTGGCGAAAATAGTTGAggttgtgaagaggtggaaatgGGGGCCAGAGTTGGAGACACAATTGGACAAGCTCCAGTTTGTGCCTAACATGACTCACATTGTTCAATCCTTGAAGATCATTAGTGATAGTGATGCATGTTTGAGTTTGTTTAGGTGGGCGAAGCGGGAACCTTGGTATTCATCTAGTGATGAGTGTTATGTTATCTTGTTTGATTCTCTTAACCAGCGTAGGGACTTTGATGGAATACAAATATTGTTTGATGAGATGGTTGGTGATTCTACCAGTAATGGAGCTTCCTTGTCTGTTTCATGTAATCGGGTGATTCAATATTTGGCCAATGCTGAGAAGTTGGAGGTCTCATTTTGCTGCTTTAAGAAGATACAGGAGGCTGGTGGTGAGATTGATACCAAAACATACAATTCCCTTATTACTTTGTTTTTGGGTAAAGGTTTGCCTTATAAGGCATTTGAGATATATGAGAGCATGGAAAAGGCCAGTTGTTCATTGAATAGTTCAACTTATGAATTGATGATCCCAAATTTGGCAAAGTCAGGCCGTCTTGATGCTGCTTTCAAACTCTTCCAAGAAATGAAAGGAAGAGGTTTCCGGCCAGGCCTAAGCATCTTTTTGTCCCTTGTTGATTCAATGGGGAAGGCTGGGAGATTAGACGGTGCAAGGAAGGTTTACACAGAGATGCGAGGTTATGGGTACAAGCCACCACCTACTATATTTGTTTCTCTAATTGAATCTTATGTGAAGTCTGGAAAGTTAGAAACTGCTCTTAAGCTTTGGGATGAGATGAAGAAAACAGGGTACAGGCCTAACTTTGGGTTATACACTTTGATCATTGAATCCCATGCGAAATCAGGGAAGCTTGACATTGCTCTGTCTTCATTTTCAGACATGGAGAAAGCGGGCTTTCTGCCGACCCCATCTACTTATATTTGTCTATTGGAAATGCATGCTGCATCTGGACAAATAGATCATGCCATGAGGCTGTACAATTCAATGACAAATGCTGGTTTGAGGCCTCCTCTGAGCACTTACACTGTTCTTTTGACTCTACTTGCTAATAAGAAGCTGGTGGATGTGGCTGCCAAAATCCTACTTGAAATGAAGGCCATGGGATATTCAGTGGATGTCACAGCTAGTGATGTTTTGATGGTTTATATCAGGGAAGGTTCAGTTGATCTTGCTTTGAGGTGGCTGCGTTTCATGGGCTCATCCGGGATTAGAAccaataattttataatcagGCAGTTGTTCGAGTCGTGCATGAAGAATGGATTATATGAATCAGCCAAGCCTCTTCTTGAAACGTATGTAAACTCAGCTGCAAAAGTTGACTTGATACTTTACACTTCCATTCTAGCTTATCTAGTTAGGTGTCAGGAAGAGCAGAATGAGAGACGCTTGATGTCTATCCTTAGTGCTACGAAGCATAAGGCGCACGTTTTTATGTGCGGACTTTTCTGTGGCCCAGACCAGAGGGGACAACCGGTGTTATCTTTTGTCAGGGAATTCTTTCAAAATATTGATTATGAATTGGAGGAAGGCGCAGCAAGGTACTTTGTGAATGTTCTTCTCAATTACCTAGTTCTAATGGGGCAGATAAACCGAGCCCGATGTGTTTGGAAGGTTGCATATGAGAACAAGCTTTTCCCAAAGGCTATAGTTTTTGATCAGCACATCGCCTGGTCCCTTGATGTTAGAAACTTGTCTGTTGGAGCAGCTCTTATAGCAGTAGTGCACACTCTTCATAGGTTTAGGAAGCGCATGCTCTATTACGGTATTGTACCAAGACGGATTAAGTTGGTGACAGGGCCCACTTTAAAGATCGTGATTGCGCAGATGTTGAGCTCTGTAGAGTCTCCATTTGAGGTCAGTAAGGTGGTTCTTAGGGCCACAGGAGATTCAGTCATGGAGTGGTTCAAGAAACCGATAGTTCAGCAGTTTCTTCTGAATGAAATTCCATCTAGGGCTGATATCCTGATGCACAGGCTCAACATACTTTTTCCCAGTTCAGCACCTGAAATTAGGTCTTTATCCCCACCTAAACCTCTCATTTCTGGCAGGGAGTATAAGCAATCTTCGTAG